A genomic region of Leptotrichia massiliensis contains the following coding sequences:
- the hemW gene encoding radical SAM family heme chaperone HemW: MIEIKEKDVDAIYIHIPFCDKKCEYCDFCTFVRMEKEYRKYVDYLIREIRMYPKFKYDTIYFGGGTPSVLPVGMIKEIMDELNWTGNAEITLELNPTDMTLEKLKEIREIGINRLSIGIQSFQNHVLKFIGRQHSSDDAVNVYKMARKAGFKNITVDLMFGIPNQSIEDLQRDLNILRELKPENVSIYSLIWEEGTVFWSKLQKGILSEIDQDVEAQMYEMIIEFFNENGYCHYEISNFARIDKNFEENRNINKNYNLEKRIDFQNFSEIKKNEETLKNEIFQNIESFEMIKERQKNSGRHNLKYWRNKKFIGVGMSAAAYYGENRHSNVRTFNRYYKFLDNEKLPIDENTVEIVDEIESEKLIRMLGLRLIQEGIGYFEDKRVEKLIKNGLLEKFIVKKVDFSEKREQKIEKFIDTKEKEIKNKVKNNESFDEKMAEKTYEIRLRLTKRGMLLANNVFVEFI; encoded by the coding sequence ATGATAGAAATAAAAGAAAAAGATGTTGATGCAATATATATTCATATTCCGTTTTGTGATAAGAAATGTGAGTACTGTGATTTTTGCACGTTTGTGAGAATGGAGAAGGAATATAGAAAATATGTAGATTATTTAATTAGAGAAATTAGGATGTACCCAAAGTTTAAGTATGATACGATTTATTTTGGTGGGGGAACGCCTTCGGTATTGCCAGTTGGGATGATAAAGGAAATAATGGATGAATTGAACTGGACTGGGAATGCGGAGATTACTTTGGAATTAAATCCGACTGACATGACTTTGGAAAAATTGAAGGAAATTCGGGAAATTGGGATAAACAGGCTGAGTATTGGGATACAGAGCTTTCAGAATCACGTTCTGAAATTTATTGGAAGACAGCATAGTTCAGATGATGCGGTAAATGTGTACAAAATGGCTAGAAAAGCTGGATTTAAGAATATTACTGTGGATTTGATGTTTGGAATTCCTAATCAAAGCATTGAAGATTTACAGCGGGATTTGAACATTTTGAGAGAATTAAAGCCTGAAAATGTTTCGATTTATTCGCTTATATGGGAAGAAGGGACTGTTTTCTGGAGTAAGTTGCAAAAGGGTATTCTGTCAGAAATTGATCAGGATGTGGAAGCTCAGATGTATGAGATGATTATTGAATTTTTTAATGAAAATGGGTATTGCCATTATGAAATATCAAATTTTGCACGAATTGACAAAAATTTTGAGGAAAATAGAAATATTAATAAAAATTATAATTTAGAAAAGAGAATAGATTTTCAAAATTTTTCAGAAATTAAGAAGAATGAAGAAACATTGAAAAATGAAATATTTCAAAATATAGAAAGCTTTGAGATGATTAAGGAAAGACAAAAAAATAGTGGAAGACATAATTTGAAATATTGGAGAAATAAAAAGTTTATTGGTGTTGGAATGAGTGCAGCGGCTTATTATGGAGAAAATCGCCATAGCAATGTTCGTACATTTAATAGATATTATAAATTTCTGGATAATGAAAAATTACCGATCGATGAGAATACGGTGGAAATTGTGGATGAAATTGAAAGTGAAAAGTTGATCAGAATGCTGGGGTTAAGGCTGATTCAGGAGGGAATTGGGTATTTTGAGGATAAGAGAGTTGAAAAACTTATAAAAAATGGATTATTGGAAAAATTTATTGTGAAAAAAGTGGATTTTTCAGAAAAAAGAGAACAAAAAATTGAAAAATTTATTGATACAAAAGAAAAAGAAATAAAAAATAAAGTCAAAAATAATGAATCTTTTGATGAAAAAATGGCAGAAAAGACTTATGAAATAAGGCTTCGTTTAACAAAAAGAGGAATGTTGCTGGCAAATAATGTATTTGTTGAATTTATTTGA
- a CDS encoding YggS family pyridoxal phosphate-dependent enzyme, translating to MKLDSVKIQQNYEKILEDIKKYSPYPEKVKILFVSKYFDVEEHKALIEMGYDYFGENRAQLYRDKLNEFSDEKYKNIKWDFIGRLQKNKIKYIINSVNLIHSIDSYELLDEINKKAIENDRIINGLIQVNVSKEESKTGVYIEDFKKDSEKYFSMSNVKIIGFMTMAPFEASESEINDYFLNMRKLKEEYQKQHDYITEISMGMSNDYVEALKNGATIIRIGSKLFE from the coding sequence ATGAAACTTGATAGTGTAAAAATTCAACAGAACTATGAAAAAATTTTGGAAGATATAAAAAAATATTCTCCATATCCTGAAAAAGTTAAAATTTTATTTGTAAGTAAGTATTTTGATGTCGAAGAACACAAGGCTCTGATTGAGATGGGGTATGATTACTTTGGCGAAAATAGGGCTCAGCTTTATCGGGACAAGCTAAATGAATTTTCAGATGAGAAATATAAAAATATCAAATGGGATTTTATTGGAAGGTTGCAAAAAAATAAAATAAAGTATATAATTAATAGTGTGAATTTAATACATTCGATTGATTCTTATGAACTTTTAGATGAAATAAATAAAAAAGCTATTGAAAATGACAGAATTATAAATGGATTGATTCAAGTTAATGTTTCAAAAGAAGAGTCCAAAACAGGAGTTTACATTGAAGATTTTAAAAAAGATAGCGAAAAGTATTTTTCTATGAGTAATGTAAAAATAATAGGTTTTATGACCATGGCACCATTTGAGGCAAGTGAGTCTGAAATAAATGATTATTTTTTAAATATGAGAAAACTAAAAGAAGAATACCAAAAGCAGCATGATTATATTACTGAGATTTCTATGGGAATGTCGAATGATTATGTAGAAGCCTTGAAAAATGGGGCTACTATAATTAGAATAGGAAGTAAGTTATTTGAATAG
- a CDS encoding phospho-sugar mutase has translation MEYMKKYEYWLNSEAVDEKDKEELRSLAGNDKEIEDRFFKDLSFGTGGIRGVRGIGTNRINKYVIRKATQGLANYMLSFDEKLAKEKGIIIAHDCRIGSREYALNTARVMAANGIKAYIYEDLRSTPELSFGVRYKGTMAGIVVTASHNPVEYNGYKVYWDDGAQVVDPHAPAIVAEVNKIQTLEEIKVISEAEGREKGLIIQLDGKIDDDYLDAIKTQTLKTDIPGKENFKIVYTPLHGTGGRPMKRILSDFGYNFEVVKEQIEPDGNFPTVTYANPEEKAAFKLGVKLADEIGAKIVMANDPDADRIGIAVKDDKNEWYYPNGNQVGLLLLQYLLNNKKDIPTNAKVITTVVSTPMIDVIAPSKNVGVMKTLTGFKYIGEKIRQFENKELDGTYLFGFEESYGYLIGTHARDKDALVTSMVIAEMAAYYDSIGSSIYEELQKLYKEFGYYLEGIKSVTLKGKDGIEQMAALMSNLRENVKDELLGKKIKIKRDFLSHKEYNLETGAETEIKLPKENVLQFVLEDNTYITARPSGTEPKIKFYFSVNADSNENVKAKLDKTMEEFSKFLGL, from the coding sequence ATGGAATATATGAAAAAATACGAATATTGGTTAAATTCAGAAGCTGTTGATGAAAAGGATAAGGAAGAGCTGAGAAGTCTGGCTGGAAATGATAAAGAAATTGAAGACAGATTTTTTAAGGATTTAAGCTTTGGAACTGGTGGAATTAGAGGTGTTCGTGGGATTGGAACTAACAGAATTAATAAATACGTAATTAGAAAAGCGACTCAAGGTCTTGCAAATTACATGTTAAGTTTTGATGAAAAATTGGCAAAAGAAAAAGGGATTATTATTGCTCATGACTGTAGAATTGGCTCAAGGGAATATGCTTTGAATACAGCGAGAGTTATGGCTGCCAATGGAATTAAGGCATATATTTATGAAGATTTACGTTCTACTCCTGAATTGTCATTTGGAGTAAGATATAAAGGAACTATGGCTGGAATCGTTGTAACTGCTTCGCATAACCCTGTGGAATACAATGGATACAAGGTTTACTGGGATGATGGAGCACAAGTAGTAGATCCGCATGCACCTGCTATTGTTGCTGAAGTTAATAAAATTCAGACTCTTGAAGAAATTAAAGTAATTTCTGAAGCAGAAGGAAGAGAAAAAGGATTAATTATTCAATTGGATGGAAAAATTGATGACGATTATTTAGATGCAATAAAAACACAAACTTTAAAAACAGATATTCCAGGGAAAGAAAATTTCAAAATAGTTTACACTCCACTTCATGGAACTGGTGGACGTCCAATGAAACGTATTTTATCTGATTTTGGGTACAATTTTGAAGTCGTGAAGGAACAAATTGAGCCAGATGGAAACTTTCCAACTGTAACTTATGCAAATCCTGAAGAAAAAGCTGCATTTAAACTTGGAGTAAAATTAGCTGATGAAATTGGAGCAAAAATAGTTATGGCAAATGATCCTGATGCAGATAGAATCGGGATTGCTGTAAAAGATGATAAAAATGAATGGTATTATCCAAATGGAAACCAAGTTGGATTATTGTTACTGCAGTATCTTTTAAATAATAAGAAAGACATTCCTACAAATGCAAAAGTTATTACAACAGTTGTTTCTACACCAATGATTGACGTTATTGCACCTTCAAAAAATGTTGGAGTTATGAAAACATTGACAGGATTTAAATATATTGGAGAAAAAATTAGACAATTTGAAAACAAAGAACTGGATGGAACATATTTATTTGGATTTGAGGAAAGCTATGGATATTTGATCGGAACACATGCAAGGGATAAAGATGCATTGGTAACTTCAATGGTAATCGCTGAAATGGCTGCTTACTATGATTCAATTGGAAGTTCAATTTATGAAGAATTGCAAAAATTATATAAAGAATTTGGATATTACCTAGAAGGAATAAAATCTGTCACTCTTAAAGGAAAAGATGGAATTGAACAAATGGCTGCTCTTATGAGTAACTTGAGAGAAAATGTAAAAGACGAACTGCTTGGTAAAAAGATAAAAATTAAACGTGATTTCTTATCACACAAAGAATACAACTTGGAAACAGGAGCAGAAACTGAAATAAAATTACCAAAAGAAAACGTTTTACAATTTGTTCTTGAAGACAATACTTACATTACAGCTCGTCCATCTGGAACAGAGCCAAAAATTAAATTCTACTTTAGTGTGAATGCAGATTCAAATGAAAATGTAAAAGCAAAACTTGATAAAACAATGGAAGAATTTTCAAAATTTTTAGGATTATAA
- a CDS encoding cell division protein SepF — MGLKRKIMEFFGDDIEDDDDELSEELSNDERKEVAVEQPSQTQQAKVQPKPAVNRVEQEKQPEEKKGIGSLFGVGKKEEITKMASSKVSYVSIIRPKVFEDSRLIADAIKENKVVTFSLEFLEYEVGQRVIDFVSGAAYAMNAHLSKVTDKVLTSIPVGIDYEDIDASLGEESRDSNLL, encoded by the coding sequence TTGGGACTTAAAAGAAAAATAATGGAATTTTTTGGCGATGATATTGAAGATGATGATGATGAGTTATCTGAAGAATTGTCAAATGATGAAAGAAAAGAAGTGGCAGTAGAACAGCCGTCACAAACTCAACAGGCAAAAGTTCAACCAAAACCAGCAGTAAATCGAGTTGAACAAGAAAAACAACCAGAAGAGAAAAAAGGCATTGGAAGTCTTTTTGGAGTAGGAAAAAAGGAGGAAATTACAAAAATGGCGTCGTCAAAAGTGAGCTATGTTTCGATTATCAGACCAAAAGTTTTTGAAGATTCGAGATTAATTGCTGATGCAATAAAAGAAAATAAAGTTGTAACATTCAGTTTGGAATTTTTAGAATATGAAGTGGGACAAAGAGTAATAGATTTTGTGAGTGGAGCTGCTTATGCAATGAATGCACACCTTTCAAAGGTTACTGATAAAGTTTTGACTTCTATTCCAGTTGGAATCGACTATGAAGACATTGATGCTTCATTAGGAGAAGAATCAAGAGACAGTAACTTATTATAA